TTCCTTCCACGATGGCGGTTGGGCCATCCCACGTGCCGCTAGAGGCTTTTTTGCCCGCTGAGTGGAATGCGCAGCAGGTCTACGACCACCACGAAGTGATGATGTTGCACGGTCAACGGTGCTGCTTTTACAAAAATCCGAGCTGCGATCGCTGCGTTGTGCTCGATCTGTGCCCCTATGGGCAAGAGAGAGGTAAAAAAACGAAGAATTGAGAACGAAAACCGAAAGGGGGCTTTCTACGAGGTGATCTTGGCCCTGAGTTCGGCTTTGATGCGGTTTAAGATCGAAGTCTCGTCGAGGCCGTCGAGAATTTCGCCAATCACGGCTTTGGGGCCGTTAGGTCCCCAGGTGGCACCGTTGGTAAGGTAGGTTTTGGTGATCTGACCAATGCCGTAGGTGGCCAAGCCGGCAACGCCGCCCTGGGCCAGAGCTACGGGAATATAGGGGGCGATCGCCAAGCCGCCCGTCGCAATCGCTGACACCCCTAGCATGCCCTTAAGTGAGCTGAGCCCCAACGTGATCACCAACTCGCTAATCGTAATGCCGCCCAGACCCAGGGCAATCTGCTGGAGCAGCTTGAGGGCGGCGGGGCGGGTCATAGGCAGGCCGTAGAGCCGTGACAAATTGAGAATCAGCATGACATCAACGACGGTGCCGCCAATCAGATCCGCCACGGTGATCGGATTGAGGGCGACAGCGACGGCTTTGATCATGGTGGCGTTCCAGATGGTGTCGTCGGCAATGCGATCGCAGATCTGCCGCTTGCGCTCTAGAATTTCGGCGCTGATGCCTTCGGCATACATCAGGGTGTTAAGGGCCACCAGGGCCTTGCCTTCGCGGTGCAGAATGTCGAGAATTTTGAGCTTGAGATCATCGACCTGGGGCTGGGCGCGCACGGTTTTGTAGGTCGTTTCGCCATTAGGTTGGGCAACAGCCTGCACCGCTAAGGGGGAAGCCGCCGCCATAACAATTTCATCGGGGGAGATCAGGTCTTGGAGGCGGCGATCGCGCAGGGTTTCGTAGAGGGTCTGGCGATCGGCCTCGGGGAACTGATCGATTTTGTTGAACACCAGCAGCATGGGCTTACTAGCCTGGCGCAGGACTTTTAGCGCCTCATACTCAACGCGGGTAATGTCGCCCGCAACCACAAATAGAATCAAATCAACCTGGGCGGCAATGCGGCGGGCCAAGTCGGCGCGGTCTTCGCCATCCACCTCATCGAGACCGGGAGTGTCGATCAGCTCGATGCGCGACTGGCCAACGCTTTTGAGTGAAACTCGCAGCAGGTCGGGCAAGTCAGGAGCGAGAGCTTCTCGGTTGACGGCCCAGGCGCTGCCTTCGACCACCTGAGTGACGCCGTGGGTGACGCCAGTGGCAAACACATCCTGCCCCATTAGGGCATTGAGCAGCGACGATTTGCCTCGCCCTACTAGGCCAAAGGCGGCGATATGCACCACCGTATTCTCGAGCTTGTCCTTTAGACCGCGCAGGTTTTGTAGGGCTTCTTCGACACCGGCCTGCTCGCGGGGGGTGAGGTTGAGGCGCTGTACTAAGCCACCCAGAGCTTCCTGGGCGCGGCGGTAGTTGAGATCGTCTTGCAGGTCTTGAAAGTCGAGCACCAGATCGCCCAACTCTTGCTCTACGGCCTCCCAGGTGGCGGGGTCAGCGGCAGGGAGCGCTAGGGGAGCACCCTGCACGGTAGCGACGAGTTCCCCTAGTTCGGCCTCAACCTCTTCCCAGGTAATGTCTGGGTTTGGGGAAGTGGGCAAGGGGTCGTTAGCGGGCATGGGGTGGGGATGAGGGAGGTGAGGGTGAGGAGGGTTACAAGGGGATACTTTAAGGATAGCGAATAGGATTTCTGTGGCATGACGACACTGCCCCCCAGTCAGGATATCGAGCGGCTTAAGGTGCTGGCGATGCTGCACTACGTGGTGGCGGGGTTGGTACTGGCCTTTGCGCTGCTGCCACTGGTGTTTGTAGCGATCGGGGGAGTAGTGCTGCTGGCTCCCGAGAGTATGGTTAGCGGCGATAGTGAGCTGCCACCCTTTGCGGCGGGGCTAATTTTTTTGGCGCTCGGGTTGGCGCTGTTTCTCTACGGGCTGGTGCTGGCGATCGCGCTAATTATCTCAGGCGGCTGCTTGCGGCGTCATAAGCACTACTGGTTTAGTTTTGTGGTGGCCTGCGGGGCGTTGCTGTTTACCCCCCTAGGTACGGTGCTGGGTGTGGCGACGCTGGTAGTGCTGCTGCAAGAGTCGGTGCGCGAGCTATACGGGGTTTCTTTTGGCTAGAGGTCGGGTGCTTTTGGAATGTTGTCACAGTCCTTGGTTTTTCTCCAGGCACCCGACCCTACAACTCAGTTGAGGGCTTGGATCACCGCGTTGTGGATCGCGCCATTGCTGGCGACGACGCCGGGGTTGTTGGGGAAGCGGGCAGCACTAGCAAAGTCTAGGGGCTTGCCGTGCATGTCGGTGACGCGGCCTCCGGCTTCTTCGACCACCAACACCCCAGCGGCGTGATCCCAGATTTTTTCCCGGTAGTCGGGGGTTTTGGGAGACGGCAAGCGCAGGTAGAGGGCAGCCTGCCCTGCTGCTACGGCGGCGTACTTAGCCTGACTATCCATGCGAATCGAGGGGGCGGTGATGCCCACAGCTTGAGCCACCTGGGCCTGCTGACTGAGATCGCCATGGCCCGACTCGACACTTTCGACCAGGCGCAGGCGGTCAACATCGTCGGCAGCGGTAACCCTCAGTCGCTGGGGATTACCGCCCGCTATGGGCATCATCACGGTGCCTTCACCACGCACGGCGGCGAAGAGTAGCCCGGTTTCAGCACCGTCAAAGCTGAGGAAGGGGCAGCCGAGCACACCCACTTTGATATCGCCATCAACGACCAGAGCTAGAGCGATCGCATACTGGTCGCCGCGCAAAAAGCCCTTGGTGCCGTCGATCGGGTCGAGGGTCCAGTAGCGGGAGGCGACGGTGCCGTTGCCGTGGTCAATCCAGTTTAGTACATCGCTGTCGGTGGCACTGGGAATGGTCTGCTGCACCTGTTCGGTAACGGCGGTGAGAACGTGGGCGGTTTCGGGCTGGCGCAGGTCAGTGGTGTCTTCTTCGCCGACCACCGGGTCGTTGGGGAAGGCTTCGGCCAGGGCCTTACAAATCAAGGCCTGAGCCCCATAATCGGCGATGGTGACGGGGCTTTTGTCATTCTTTTCGATGGCGGCGGGGACGAGACCCTGGCGCACGGCTTCGCAGAGCTGGGCGGCTTGGATGACGGCGGCGATCGCGGTTTGTTTTTCCTGGTCGTAGGGCATGGGCGGGGGTGGGGGGTAAGAGGGTGGGCAAGTGGATGGGTGGGGGATTACAAGAGAGCACTATAGCTGGTGGGGTGCATTCTCGATCCAGGTGCGGGGGCCGAAGTGTCGGCAGCTTTGGGCGGCGATTTGGGCGGCGTGAGTGAGGGCGTCAGGAAAGGGAACTTGTAGGCGGTAGTGGCAAAAGGCTCCGTGGAAAATGTCTCCGGCTCCTAGGGTGTCTTGGACGGGGACTTGGGGAACGGGTAAAGTGCCAACGGTGTCGCGATCGCGAAATTGGACGGGGCTGGGGCCGTGGGTGGTGGCGACTTCGGCAATGCCTAGGGCGCTGAGGGCTGCTAGGGTGTCGGCCTGGCCCGGCAGCTGAAATTTGGCGGCGGCGATGACGCTGGTGGCGAGGGGTAGGACGCTGTCGAAGCCGGGTTTCCAGCTGCCGGCGTCGATGACGATAGGGATAGCTGAGGACTGGGCGGCGATCGTGACGGTGTGACTGGCGGCCATCTGGTGGCCGTCGATCAGTACGATATCGACATCGGTGAGTAAGTCTGGGATGGTTGCATGCGTGGCCTGTCGGCCGACGGCATTGCGGGAGACTACAGCGCGATCGCCTGTAGCAGCGGTAACGAGAATCGTTGAGAGCGGCGGTGGCGATCGCAGCTGGGGGGTGAGATCTACCACCTCGATATCGCAGGTCGCTAAATCGGCTCGAATGAGATCGGCTAAGGGATGCTGGCCCAGGGCACCGGCTAGCCTGGCTCGATTCCCTAGGGCAGCAAAGGCGATCGCGGCGTTGGTAGCTGGCCCGCCCGCCACCAGCAAACTCTCCTCAGCGACAATTTTCTCATCGCTGCTGGGCACGTGATCGACGCGGTAAATGCAGTCGAGGGTGATCAGCCCCACAAAAAATCCAGTGGCCACGGCGATATTTCTCTCAGCGGTTTCTAATTGGCAGCGGCAAGCCGTACCCTCCACAGCATAGGTCTAGCCCTGCGTGTAAGGTAAG
This genomic interval from Nodosilinea sp. FACHB-141 contains the following:
- a CDS encoding GTP-binding protein — encoded protein: MPANDPLPTSPNPDITWEEVEAELGELVATVQGAPLALPAADPATWEAVEQELGDLVLDFQDLQDDLNYRRAQEALGGLVQRLNLTPREQAGVEEALQNLRGLKDKLENTVVHIAAFGLVGRGKSSLLNALMGQDVFATGVTHGVTQVVEGSAWAVNREALAPDLPDLLRVSLKSVGQSRIELIDTPGLDEVDGEDRADLARRIAAQVDLILFVVAGDITRVEYEALKVLRQASKPMLLVFNKIDQFPEADRQTLYETLRDRRLQDLISPDEIVMAAASPLAVQAVAQPNGETTYKTVRAQPQVDDLKLKILDILHREGKALVALNTLMYAEGISAEILERKRQICDRIADDTIWNATMIKAVAVALNPITVADLIGGTVVDVMLILNLSRLYGLPMTRPAALKLLQQIALGLGGITISELVITLGLSSLKGMLGVSAIATGGLAIAPYIPVALAQGGVAGLATYGIGQITKTYLTNGATWGPNGPKAVIGEILDGLDETSILNRIKAELRAKITS
- a CDS encoding PfkB family carbohydrate kinase — encoded protein: MATGFFVGLITLDCIYRVDHVPSSDEKIVAEESLLVAGGPATNAAIAFAALGNRARLAGALGQHPLADLIRADLATCDIEVVDLTPQLRSPPPLSTILVTAATGDRAVVSRNAVGRQATHATIPDLLTDVDIVLIDGHQMAASHTVTIAAQSSAIPIVIDAGSWKPGFDSVLPLATSVIAAAKFQLPGQADTLAALSALGIAEVATTHGPSPVQFRDRDTVGTLPVPQVPVQDTLGAGDIFHGAFCHYRLQVPFPDALTHAAQIAAQSCRHFGPRTWIENAPHQL
- a CDS encoding 3'(2'),5'-bisphosphate nucleotidase, encoding MPYDQEKQTAIAAVIQAAQLCEAVRQGLVPAAIEKNDKSPVTIADYGAQALICKALAEAFPNDPVVGEEDTTDLRQPETAHVLTAVTEQVQQTIPSATDSDVLNWIDHGNGTVASRYWTLDPIDGTKGFLRGDQYAIALALVVDGDIKVGVLGCPFLSFDGAETGLLFAAVRGEGTVMMPIAGGNPQRLRVTAADDVDRLRLVESVESGHGDLSQQAQVAQAVGITAPSIRMDSQAKYAAVAAGQAALYLRLPSPKTPDYREKIWDHAAGVLVVEEAGGRVTDMHGKPLDFASAARFPNNPGVVASNGAIHNAVIQALN